A window of Arachis hypogaea chloroplast, complete genome contains these coding sequences:
- the orf42 gene encoding hypothetical protein: protein MPDEETLGEPPTPTTVHVRSLLDLTNYPSYLLYVLDSPSLSQ, encoded by the coding sequence ATCCCAGATGAGGAAACCCTAGGAGAGCCGCCGACTCCAACTACCGTCCATGTACGATCCCTACTAGATCTGACCAACTACCCATCCTACCTCCTCTACGTTCTTGACAGCCCATCTTTGTCTCAGTAG
- the ycf68 gene encoding hypothetical chloroplast RF68, translated as MAYFSCSNRGLKPNSGEIQCRSNFLFTRGIWAVRGGPPRLLSSREFIHPLSVYGQLSLEHRFRFGLNGKRKTEHLTTYLHRPRTTRSPLSFWGDGGIVPFEPFFSCFSGGLEKIAIGFS; from the exons ATGGCGTACTTCTCCTGTTCGAACCGGGGTTTGAAACCAAAC TCAGGTGAGATCCAATGTAGATCTAACTTTCTATTCACTCGTGGGATCTGGGCGGTCCGGGGGGGACCACCACGGCTCCTCTCTTCTCGAGAATTCATACATCCCTTATCAGTATATGGACAGCTATCTCTCGAGCACAGGTTTAGGTTCGGCCTCAATGGAAAAAGAAAAACGGAGCACCTAACAACGTATCTTCACAGACCAAGAACTACGAGATCGCCCCTTTCATTCTGGGGTGACGGCGGGATCGTACCATTCGAGCCTTTTTTTTCATGCTTTTCCGGGGGTCTGGAGAAAATTGCAATAGGATTTTCCTAA
- the rps15 gene encoding ribosomal protein S15: MVKNLFLPGFSQEKKEKNPGSVEFQVLNFTNKIRRLTAHLELHRKDYLSQRGLQKILGKRQRLLSYLSNKNRIRYNKLINQLDIRESIIR; this comes from the coding sequence ATGGTAAAAAATTTATTTCTACCAGGATTTTCACAAGAAAAAAAAGAAAAAAACCCCGGCTCGGTTGAATTTCAAGTATTAAATTTCACCAATAAGATACGAAGACTTACCGCACATTTGGAATTGCACCGAAAAGATTATTTATCTCAAAGAGGTTTACAAAAAATTTTGGGAAAACGACAACGGCTACTATCTTATTTGTCAAATAAAAATAGAATACGCTATAACAAATTAATAAATCAATTGGATATTCGGGAGTCAAT